The following coding sequences are from one Aliarcobacter skirrowii CCUG 10374 window:
- the mobA gene encoding molybdenum cofactor guanylyltransferase MobA: MNINPFEIPCVILSGGKSSRMGEDKSLLPFSSSNSLIEFQFNRLKPYFKDIYISSKNDKFDFLKDKSKLILDKNQDIYSPILALQTILEKFDKVFIITVDTPLIKISSIKKLLKNSNNFDITIAQTSQRTHNLCGVFSNNLNEIIEKMIKNDIHKINYLVKNSKYQIINFDDDNEFININNKNEYEKACNYKVIK; this comes from the coding sequence ATGAATATAAATCCATTTGAAATACCTTGTGTTATTTTAAGTGGAGGGAAAAGCTCTCGTATGGGGGAAGATAAATCTCTTCTTCCATTTTCTTCTTCAAACTCTTTAATAGAGTTTCAATTTAATAGATTAAAACCATATTTTAAAGATATCTATATCTCTTCAAAAAATGATAAATTTGATTTTTTAAAAGATAAATCAAAACTAATTTTAGATAAAAATCAAGATATCTACTCTCCAATTCTTGCACTCCAAACAATACTTGAAAAATTTGATAAAGTTTTTATAATAACAGTTGATACACCTTTAATTAAAATATCTTCAATAAAAAAACTTCTAAAAAATTCAAATAATTTTGATATTACAATTGCTCAAACATCTCAAAGAACTCACAATCTTTGTGGAGTATTTTCAAATAATTTAAATGAAATTATTGAAAAAATGATCAAAAACGATATTCACAAAATAAACTATTTAGTAAAAAATTCAAAATATCAAATTATAAATTTTGATGATGATAATGAGTTTATAAATATAAATAATAAAAATGAGTATGAAAAAGCTTGTAACTATAAGGTAATCAAATAA